A window from Hypomesus transpacificus isolate Combined female chromosome 26, fHypTra1, whole genome shotgun sequence encodes these proteins:
- the LOC124487602 gene encoding desmoglein-3-like, translating to MEKAPTFTLLLCSAILLCGDRAWGGPCMQRHLKRHKREWVVPAQKLKENFDYTDRKYVAIIRSDLADSGEKLFYTLTGRGASKDPVNLFIVGENDGLVRIRGILDRERIPKYTLNGVARFQNGTVAEEKIDLNIEVVDENDNPPVFDIQAPATVIESSPPGTVVTKVTATDADEANSLHSKISYSITKQEPTDGAMLFSIDRNTGFISVKNPSIDREKYDSYLLTVKGTDMDGASSGNTGTTQVKIQVVDINDNLPVLEKDEYSGSINENTVDVEVMRFQALDSDLEKTDNWLAEFEIVSGNEDQIFGIHTDPRTNEGVLTLKKPVDFELHPNLQLGLVVTNRAPFVGGAGGGGGGAWVAGGTGGGTWGGTGGGTGVSSGAAGSKLVIGGGKRYPVKIAVKNLPDGPVFRPAVKPLSISESPGDSVSKVIATYKAVDGDTGKPAENVQYAKGFDPDNWLSVNPDTAEITLNKQPDRESPFLVNGTYYAKILCLTKDMPIQTATGTIAIHVEDLNDNCPVLISTQEYLCSGTERFNVTAEDLDANPNGAPLKFTLVSEESMGAWMVEEISDTNTSLRAMEPLWPGLYDITLIIQDQQGLACPEPQHLLLQVCTCSSSNNRTCGVKGADGEMAALKGSSSFGLPAIGILVLAFLILLLMGLLMLTFPCGEGGTMFVDLPFEPKQHLISYHLEGQGEDREVPLKSTPWMISAPAPQTTLMGLKWANTTMAVHNMAAVSKMSAFGGTHLDYQQTEMVEMDSMDMTYFQGMEDSVDLHDALPDHILDDYYSQKTTCLAENYSQKDSLLLFDYEGQGSPVGSVGCCSLLESDDDLQFLSDLGPKFRTLAEVCSGEKIQTEFKPIVSAPPPPRPAAPLASSTTTIVTVASSTVAAPPPPAPVKHVERTVVKKSERSGTLREGMAGQNHTFLVQQPVPLSPSAGQTILVQQPVPLSPPAGQTILVQQPMYYATTPMLQPMNYVVEPQVHNTVLLAKRPAANLQGMITVNGPPPGPAQGLMVQGQRVVSSGPAQGQGMVLVERSGGGGQARLERGNSQGMIVVNGPSTDVLTGHVERTISAGHTGMLSLPPSSLKRGERVVIVGKSQGVGPNPVSCNGGQATLAKMESVVLPQGMGGGVGGGMGGMVLVERSGGGQQARLEGGNSNLIHMGHYTGSQNMMVVEGQVPMGSGQVLQGDQIVQGGQVLQAGQVLQGRQVLQGGQILQGGQVLQGKAILQGGQILQGGAGAPGGAGSHSMLLMEGQGGSAGQVVQEGLSGLAQGSLQRSGLSGTQRVQYSKHTSSANAGSSAGSHSGTLGFKGSSSSISTTPASHKVVF from the exons ATTAGATCAGATCTGGCGGATAGCGGGGAGAAACTGTTCTATACCCTGACTGGCCGTGGAGCTAGCAAGGATCCTGTCAATCTGTTCATCGTGGGAGAGAATGACGGCCTGGTCCGCATTAGAGGGATTCTAGACCGAGAACGGATACCCAAATACACA TTGAATGGTGTGGCCAGATTTCAAAATGGCACAGTGGCGGAGGAAAAAATTGACTTGAACATTGAGGTGGTGGATGAAAACGACAACCCACCTGTATTTGACATACAGGCACCGGCCACTGTCATAGAGTCCAGCCCTCCAG GGACAGTGGTTACCAAGGTAACTGCCACAGACGCTGATGAGGCCAACTCTCTCCACTCCAAGATCTCCTACAGCATCACCAAGCAGGAGCCGACCGATGGTGCCATGCTTTTCAGCATCGACAGGAACACAGGATTCATCTCTGTGAAGAACCCATCGATTGACAGAGAG AAATACGATTCTTACCTTCTGACTGTCAAAGGAACTGATATGGATGGAGCATCCAGTGGCAACACAGGCACAACACAAGTGAAAATTCAAGTTGTGGACATCAACGACAACCTCCCAGTTCTGGAGAAAGATGAG TACTCTGGGAGCATTAATGAGAACACAGTCGACGTGGAGGTCATGAGGTTCCAGGCCCTGGACTCCGACCTGGAGAAAACAGACAACTGGCTCGCTGAATTTGAAATCGTCTCCGGAAACGAAGACCAAATCTTCGGCATTCACACCGACCCCAGGACCAACGAGGGGGTGCTCACTCTTAAAAAG CCTGTCGATTTTGAGTTGCATCCTAACTTACAGTTAGGGTTGGTGGTTACAAACAGGGCACCTTTCGttggtggggctgggggtggtg ggggcggggcttggGTTGCAGGTGGAACTGGCGGTGGAACTTGGGGTGGAACTGGGGGTGGCACTGGTGTCTCCAGTGGAGCAGCAGGGAGTAAGCTTGTAATTGGAGGCGGTAAAAGATACCCTGTGAAGATCGCCGTGAAAAACCTTCCTGACGGCCCTGTGTTCAGGCCTGCAGTCAAGCCTTTGTCCATATCAGAAAGCCCAGGAGACAGTGTATCTAAAGTGATTGCTACGTACAAAGCGGTAGACGGGGACACTGGAAAACCGGCAGAAAATGTCCA ATATGCTAAAGGTTTTGACCCCGACAACTGGCTGTCAGTCAACCCGGACACAGCTGAGATCACACTCAACAAGCAGCCGGATCGAGAGTCGCCGTTCCTGGTCAATGGGACATACTACGCTAAGATACTCTGCTTGACCAAAG ACATGCCCATACAGACAGCAACAGGAACCATCGCTATACACGTGGAAGACTTAAATGACAACTGCCCCGTGCTAATCAGCACGCAGGAATACCTGTGCTCCGGCACAGAGCGGTTCAACGTCACGGCAGAAGATCTAGACGCGAATCCCAACGGAGCCCCTTTGAAATTCACGCTGGTGTCTGAGGAGAGCATGGGGGCGTGGATGGTGGAGGAGATATCAG ACACCAACACCTCTCTCAGGGCCATGGAGCCCCTGTGGCCCGGCCTGTAtgacatcaccctcatcatACAGGACCAGCAGGGGCTGGCCTGCCCCGAACCTCAGCACCTCCTGTTACAAGTgtgcacctgctcctcctccaacaACAGGACCTGTGGGGTCAAGGGTGCAGATGGAGAAATGGCAGCTTTAAAGGGGTCGTCGTCGTTCGGACTGCCGGCGATTGGTATTTTGGTGTTGGCGTTTCTGATACTGCTGT TGATGGGCCTTCTGATGCTGACGTTTCCCTGTGGGGAAGGAGGAACGATGTTTGTCGACCTCCCATTCGAGCCCAAACAACACCTGATATCCTACCACTTAGAGGGACAAGGGGAAGACAGG GAGGTGCCTCTGAAGTCCACCCCATGGATGATCTCCGCCCCTGCCCCCCAGACCACCCTCATGGGGCTGAAGTGGGCCAACACCACCATGGCAGTTCACAACATGGCTGCCGTGTCCAAAATGAGTGCCTTCGGAGGCACGCACCTTGACTATCAGCAGACGGAAATGGTGGAGATGGATTCCATGGACATGACCTACTTCCAAGGTATGGAGGACAGCGTGGACCTACACGATGCTCTTCCGGATCATATCTTGGACGATTACTACTCACAG AAGACGACCTGTTTAGCAGAGAACTACTCCCAGAAGGACAGTCTGTTGCTGTTCGACTACGAGGGCCAGGGTTCTCCTGTGGGCTCAGTGGGCTGCTGCAGCCTCCTGGAATCTGACGACGACCTCCAGTTCCTCAGCGACCTGGGGCCAAAGTTCAGGACCCTGGCTGAGGTCTGCTCAGGTGAGAAGATCCAGACCGAGTTCAAACCCATAGTCTCCGCACCTCCGCCCCCTAGGCCTGCCGCCCCCCTCGCATCATCCACCACCACAATAGTGACAGTGGCGTCCAGCACCGTCGCCGCCCCTCCGCCCCCAGCGCCAGTGAAGCACGTGGAGAGGACGGTGGTGAAGAAGTCGGAACGTTCCGGAACCCTGAGGGAGGGCATGGCAGGTCAGAACCACACCTTCCTGGTGCAGCAGCctgttcctctgtctccctctgctggtCAGACTATCCTGGTGCAGCAGCctgttcctctgtctccccctgctggtcagaCCATCCTGGTGCAGCAGCCTATGTACTATGCCACCACCCCCATGCTGCAGCCCATGAACTACGTCGTGGAGCCACAGGTCCACAACACTGTGCTGCTGGCAAAGAGGCCCGCTGCTAACCTGCAGGGTATGATAACGGTCAACGGGCCTCCGCCAGGACCCGCTCAGGGCCTGATGGTGCAGGGGCAGCGGGTGGTGTCTAGCGGGCCTGCCCAGGGTCAGGGGATGGTGCtggtggagaggagtggaggtggggggcaaGCTAGGCTGGAGCGAGGGAACTCACAGGGCATGATAGTGGTCAACGGGCCATCTACGGATGTACTTACTGGACACGTCGAACGCACCATAAGCGCTGGACACACCGGCAtgctctctcttccaccctcctccctgaaaaggggggagagggtggtcaTAGTGGGCAAGAGCCAGGGTGTAGGTCCAAACCCGGTGTCTTGTAATGGTGGACAAGCCACCTTGGCCAAGATGGAAAGTGTGGTTCTCCCACAAGGAatgggaggaggagtaggaggagggatgggagggatggtgctggtggagaggagtggaggtggGCAGCAAGctaggctggagggagggaactCCAACCTGATTCACATGGGCCATTATACTGGGTCTCAGAATATGATGGTGGTGGAGGGACAGGTACCCATGGGGTCAGGGCAAGTCCTGCAGGGGGACCAGATTGTGCAAGGGGGGCAGGTGCTTCAAGCGGGGCAGGTGCTCCAGGGGCGGCAGGTGCTTCAAGGGGGGCAAATTCTTCAAGGGGGGCAGGTGCTCCAGGGGAAAGCAATACTTCAAGGGGGGCAAATACTTCAAGGGGGGGCAGGTGCTCCAGGGGGGGCAG GATCTCACAGCATGCTGCTGATGGAGGGCCAGGGGGGCAGCGCGGGGCAGGTGGTTCAGGAGGGGCTGTCCGGGCTTGCCCAGGGCTCCCTGCAGAGAAGTGGGCTTTCTGGCACCCAGAGAGTCCAGTACAGTAAGCATACCAGCAGTGCTAATGCGGGCTCCAGTGCAGGCTCACACAGCGGCACGCTGGGGTTTAAAGGCTCCTCAAGTTCAATCAGCACCACGCCCGCCTCCCATAAG GTTGTATTTTAA